From one Deltaproteobacteria bacterium genomic stretch:
- a CDS encoding RNA-binding protein encodes MGDRLYVSGLPYAVTEEQLQELFAAHGTVASARIVTDRFSGRSRGFGFVEMGSDAEAEAAMEALNGTELQGRVLKVNEAHERRTRDS; translated from the coding sequence ATGGGTGATAGACTTTACGTGAGCGGACTGCCCTACGCCGTGACCGAAGAGCAGTTGCAGGAGCTCTTCGCAGCACACGGGACGGTGGCTTCGGCGAGGATCGTCACCGACCGCTTCAGCGGCCGGTCGCGCGGTTTCGGGTTCGTGGAGATGGGCTCGGACGCCGAGGCCGAGGCAGCCATGGAGGCCTTGAACGGGACCGAGCTTCAGGGGCGCGTGCTCAAGGTGAACGAGGCGCACGAACGGCGGACACGGGACTCCTGA
- a CDS encoding 3-deoxy-D-manno-octulosonic acid transferase yields MSLYNTVWHAGLLLALVAWPLLFVLPRRPYRGLRERFGVYPPVLRDSLAGSRPIWVHAASVGEVRSAAALLQCIKARWPERKLLLSTVTATGRQTGWETLPDVDAVTYLPLDLPWLVSGSLRRLRPEVIIVLETEIWPNLIHAAHRLRIPLVVLSGRLSPRGAALFKRFQRLFRPVLERVSAFGMQDDENAARLLDLGVDPARVTVTGSLKHAPHVPAPGPPADLSGFGAGPVVVAGSTHRGEEAVLLDVLPGLRRRFPGLSLILAPRHPERFAEVERLLRQRGLRYHKRSEPKGDPSGEAGVLLLDTLGELPRVYGRADVAFVGGTLVPAGGHNLLEPAHWAKPVLFGPHHANVAAVARALLDGGGGVEVRGPEDLQAEIGGLLEDPARAAAVGRAAARAAAVDEDVLSRSMRLVCRQLPHTASRGALG; encoded by the coding sequence TTGAGCCTCTACAATACCGTGTGGCACGCGGGCCTGTTGCTTGCGCTTGTGGCGTGGCCTTTGCTGTTCGTCCTCCCGCGGCGCCCCTACCGAGGCCTGCGCGAGCGCTTCGGCGTCTATCCGCCGGTGCTGCGCGACTCGCTCGCGGGTTCCCGCCCCATCTGGGTCCATGCCGCCTCCGTGGGCGAGGTACGTTCGGCCGCCGCGCTGCTTCAGTGCATCAAGGCGCGCTGGCCCGAACGCAAGCTCCTGCTGTCCACGGTCACCGCCACCGGCCGGCAGACCGGATGGGAAACCCTCCCCGACGTCGACGCCGTCACCTACCTGCCTCTGGACTTGCCATGGCTGGTCTCGGGCAGCCTTCGGCGGCTCCGTCCGGAAGTGATCATCGTGCTGGAGACGGAGATCTGGCCCAACCTCATTCACGCGGCGCACCGGCTGCGCATACCCCTGGTGGTGCTCAGCGGCCGCCTGTCGCCGCGTGGCGCGGCCCTCTTCAAGCGATTCCAACGGCTCTTCCGGCCCGTGCTGGAGCGAGTGTCCGCCTTCGGCATGCAGGACGACGAGAATGCCGCCCGCCTGCTGGATCTGGGCGTGGATCCGGCCCGGGTGACGGTGACGGGCTCCCTGAAGCACGCTCCGCACGTGCCGGCGCCGGGGCCGCCCGCGGACCTGTCGGGCTTCGGCGCGGGCCCCGTGGTGGTGGCGGGCAGCACCCACAGGGGAGAGGAAGCGGTGCTGCTGGATGTCCTCCCCGGGTTGCGCCGCCGTTTCCCGGGCCTGTCGTTGATCCTTGCTCCGAGGCATCCCGAGCGGTTCGCCGAGGTGGAACGCCTGCTGCGGCAACGCGGGTTGCGTTACCATAAGCGATCCGAACCGAAGGGCGACCCGTCCGGGGAAGCAGGCGTCCTGCTGTTGGATACCCTGGGCGAGTTGCCGCGCGTGTACGGCCGCGCGGACGTCGCGTTCGTGGGGGGAACGCTGGTCCCGGCCGGAGGGCACAATCTCCTGGAACCGGCGCATTGGGCCAAGCCGGTGCTGTTCGGTCCTCATCACGCCAACGTCGCCGCGGTCGCGCGCGCGCTGCTGGACGGCGGCGGCGGCGTCGAGGTGCGCGGCCCCGAGGACCTCCAGGCGGAGATCGGCGGTCTGCTGGAGGACCCCGCCCGGGCCGCGGCGGTGGGTCGTGCCGCCGCGCGGGCGGCGGCGGTGGACGAGGACGTGCTGTCGCGGAGCATGAGACTCGTGTGCCGGCAACTCCCGCACACCGCCTCCCGAGGTGCCCTTGGCTAG
- the lpxK gene encoding tetraacyldisaccharide 4'-kinase produces MAARILWPLLWPWSLVYRIVIGLRNFLYEIRVLRSRKLPLPVVSVGNLTVGGTGKTPTVLWLSHALRERGLKTMILTRGYGGTGAAAVIDPEDAERRLDEAAGTLLAYGDEPAMMSALYGQRVAVGADRYRVGLELSRDPRNADLFVLDDGFQHRRLGRDLDIVLVDSGCEGSLLPAGPLREPVRALRRADIVLVTGAHEHWRSRLERRFDSSRVFFVDRRPRAVLVRTESGHQERTLAALAGARVLAVAAIADPAPFYAMLRECEAIIVDTLEYPDHHAYSEGDWREINRHPAEKIVTTEKDYVKLARFPFSTGRLLALRMEMSVDRPEALLEYVLAAVRPAAQD; encoded by the coding sequence GTGGCCGCCCGTATCCTGTGGCCGCTCCTGTGGCCCTGGAGCCTGGTCTACCGGATCGTGATCGGGCTGCGGAACTTCTTGTACGAGATCCGGGTGCTGCGTTCCCGGAAACTCCCGCTCCCGGTGGTGAGCGTGGGCAACCTGACGGTGGGCGGCACCGGCAAGACCCCGACGGTCCTGTGGCTGTCCCATGCCCTGCGGGAGCGCGGGCTCAAGACGATGATCCTGACGCGCGGCTACGGCGGCACGGGCGCGGCGGCCGTGATCGACCCCGAAGATGCCGAGAGGCGGCTCGACGAGGCCGCCGGCACGCTTCTGGCTTACGGTGACGAACCGGCCATGATGAGCGCCCTATACGGGCAGAGGGTGGCTGTGGGCGCGGATCGCTACCGCGTCGGCCTGGAGTTGAGTCGGGACCCGCGCAACGCGGATTTGTTCGTCCTTGACGACGGCTTCCAGCACCGGCGCCTCGGGCGAGACCTCGACATCGTCCTGGTGGATTCCGGCTGCGAGGGTTCGCTCCTGCCCGCGGGGCCGCTTCGGGAGCCGGTCCGGGCGTTGCGCCGCGCCGACATCGTCCTGGTGACCGGGGCGCACGAACACTGGCGGAGCCGGCTGGAGCGCCGTTTCGACTCTTCCAGGGTCTTCTTCGTCGACCGGCGGCCGCGCGCCGTGCTGGTACGCACCGAGTCCGGTCACCAGGAGCGGACGCTGGCCGCCCTCGCCGGCGCCCGGGTCCTGGCGGTGGCGGCCATCGCCGATCCGGCGCCGTTCTATGCCATGCTCCGTGAGTGCGAGGCGATCATCGTGGACACGCTGGAGTATCCCGATCACCACGCGTACTCGGAGGGAGACTGGCGCGAGATCAATCGCCACCCGGCGGAGAAGATTGTCACGACCGAGAAGGACTACGTCAAGTTGGCACGGTTTCCCTTTTCCACCGGACGCCTGCTGGCCCTCAGGATGGAGATGTCCGTGGACCGGCCAGAGGCACTGTTGGAATACGTCCTCGCGGCGGTGCGTCCGGCGGCGCAGGATTAG